A portion of the Colius striatus isolate bColStr4 chromosome 1, bColStr4.1.hap1, whole genome shotgun sequence genome contains these proteins:
- the FZD4 gene encoding frizzled-4, producing the protein MAGGGGGPCGRARLLAVLLAGLLGGTRGFGDEDERRCDAIRIAMCQNLGYNVTKMPNLVGHELQADAELQLITFTPLIQYGCSSQLQFFLCSVYVPMCTEKINIPIGPCGGMCLSVKRRCEPVLKEFGFAWPDSLNCSKFPPQNDHNHMCMEGPGDEEVPLHSKTSLQPGEECHSMGSNSEQYIWVKRSLNCVLKCGYDAGLYSRSAKEFTDIWMAVWASLCFISTAFTVLTFLIDSSRFSYPERPIIFLSMCYNIYSIAYIVRLTVGRERISCDFEEAAEPVLIQEGLKNTGCAIIFLLMYFFGMASSIWWVILTLTWFLAAGLKWGHEAIEMHSSYFHIAAWAIPAVKTIVILIMRLVDADELTGLCYVGNQNLDALTGFVVAPLFTYLVIGTLFIAAGLVALFKIRSNLQKDGTKTDKLERLMVKIGVFSVLYTVPATCVIACYFYEISNWAIFRYSADDSNMAVEMLKIFMSLLVGITSGMWIWSAKTLHTWQKCSNRLVNSGKVKREKRADGWVKPGKGNETVV; encoded by the exons ATGGCAGGGGGCGGAGGGGGCCCGTGCGGGCGGGCCCGGCTGCTGGCCGTGCTGCTGGCCGGGCTGCTCGGCGGGACGCGGGGCTTCGGCGACGAGGACGAGCGGCGTTGCGACGCCATCCGCATCGCCATGTGCCAGAACCTGGGCTACAATGTCACCAAGATGCCCAACCTGGTGGGACACGAGCTGCAGGCGGACGCGGAGCTGCAGCTCATCACCTTCACCCCCCTCATCCAGTACGGCTGTTCCAGCCAGCTCCAG TTCTTCCTTTGTTCAGTCTATGTCCCGATGTGCACTGAGAAGATTAACATCCCCATCGGTCCCTGCGGTGGCATGTGCCTCTCTGTCAAAAGGAGATGTGAACCTGTGTTAAAAGAATTTGGGTTTGCCTGGCCGGACAGCCTAAACTGCAGCAAATTCCCACCCCAGAATGATCACAACCACATGTGCATGGAGGGCCCGGGGGACGAAGAGGTTCCCCTTCATAGCAAGACCTCtttgcagcctggagaagaatgCCACAGCATGGGATCTAACTCGGAGCAGTACATCTGGGTGAAGAGAAGCTTGAACTGTGTCCTGAAGTGCGGCTATGACGCTGGTCTCTACAGCAGGTCAGCTAAGGAATTCACAGATATCTGGATGGCCGTGTGGGCCAGTCTTTGCTTCATCTCAACTGCCTTCACAGTCCTGACCTTCCTGATTGATTCATCCAGATTTTCCTACCCGGAGCGCCCGATCATATTTTTGAGCATGTGCTACAATATTTATAGCATTGCTTATATTGTGAGGCTGACTGTGGGCCGGGAAAGGATATCCTGTGATTTTGAAGAGGCAGCAGAACCTGTTCTTATCCAAGAAGGTCTTAAGAACACAGGATGTGCTATAATTTTCTTGCTGATGTACTTTTTCGGGATGGCTAGCTCCATCTGGTGGGTTATTCTCACATTGACGTGGTTCCTGGCTGCAGGACTCAAGTGGGGCCATGAAGCTATAGAAATGCACAGCTCTTATTTCCATATTGCAGCCTGGGCTATCCCCGCCGTGAAGACTATTGTGATTTTGATTATGAGACTAGTAGATGCAGACGAGCTCACCGGTCTGTGCTACGTTGGGAACCAGAACCTGGATGCGCTGACAGGCTTTGTCGTCGCTCCCCTTTTTACCTACCTGGTCATTGGGACTTTATTCATTGCAGCGGGACTCGTGGCCTTATTTAAAATCAGGTCTAACCTCCAGAAAGACGGAACTAAAACTGACAAACTGGAAAGGCTGATGGTCAAAATTGGTGTCTTTTCAGTGCTGTACACTGTCCCAGCAACGTGTGTCATCGCCTGTTATTTCTATGAAATCTCCAACTGGGCCATTTTCCGCTATTCAGCAGATGATTCCAATATGGCAGTGGAGATGCTTAAAATCTTCATGTCTCTTCTGGTGGGTATTACATCAGGTATGTGGATCTGGTCAGCCAAAACTCTGCACACGTGGCAGAAATGCTCAAACAGACTGGTGAACTCAGGGAAAGTGAAACGGGAGAAGAGAGCAGATGGTTGGGTGAAACCTGGGAAAGGGAACGAGACTGTGGTGTGA